Genomic DNA from Gimesia aquarii:
GACGCCACCACGATGGTTGGTACCGTTGCTGTCATTCACGGTGGTCCGTTCCGAAAACGCAATTGTGTTCGAAGTTCCGTCAGTGATGTCGCGAATCTTGACATTACTGTTCTGATAAAACATACCATTCGGTCTGCTGGTACAACGCAAATCCAGGTTCCCGTTAATGCCCAGATAGTTTGAGAGACCGATGGCAACACCATTCACGGGAATATCCGCATTCTGTGACGGATTCGGATCGGCGCTGGATGGACAGAGGTAGGCAGGCAGAATGGTACGAATATCCGCCAGCACTGTGGCATTCGTCACATCCATGGGGCCATTGGGACTCAGTTTATTATATAAAGGAGCCTGATCCATGAAGGGTAGTATGTATGTGGTGGAAAGCCAACCATGATCCAGTAAGAAGCCGGGGGGGAAGATTCGATGGGTCTCATGGTAGTTATGCAAGGCCAGTCCAATTTGTTTCAGGTTATTTTTGCAAGTGCTGCGACGAGCTGCTTCGCGTGCCTGCTGAACTGCCGGCAGTAACAGAGCTATCAGGATGGCGATGATCGCAATCACGACCAATAATTCGATGAGGGTAAAACCACGTTTGACGTAAGTTCTTCTAAATAGGCTCATTATGCATTTCATTTTAATTTAGGGTAAAGTGGGCGAGTAAAAAACGAACACGGAGAAGAGGTTTCGAGTGGTGGATTAAGTTGTGGAGGTATTTAACGCAAATTCCATTTAAGGCATCCTATGTCTTGATTCGAGCAAATTCAACAGTGTTAATGTGGCTTTATGTGCATATGCAGTTCTTTTAATGGAGTTTTAATAATCTCTTCTGGCTGTAATCAATGGGTCCACTTTCACTCTCGATCGTCGCTTCTCAGTCGTCGGAGAGCATTCAAACTAACGGAGGCGAGGAATATTGAAACATGCCCTGACTGCATCTTTTCAGTGGGTGTATAGGAATAACAATTCCATAGACCCTCTGGTTAACATCGAATACACTTTATGAAATGCGGAAACCACTCTGGTTTCCTGAAAAGTTCGATTGAAGTTGCCAGAGAAAGGACGAAGGGATGTCGCCTGGCCAGGAATCCGATCCAGCAGACAGATCTGATAACAGCCGTCGTAATTTTCTGGCGACCAGTGCTGGAGTTGCTGCCGGAATGTTACCCGCATTGGCATCGGCACAGGATCAGCCAGCTTCGCGTGCGAACACGCGGCCGAAATGCCTGTTCTTTGATGTCAATGAAACGCTGCTGGATCTGGAAGCGATGAAACAGAGTGTCGCGCTAGCGCTCAATGGGCGCGCTGATCTGCTGCCACTCTGGTTTACCACCATGCTGCAACATTCTCTGGTCGCGACTGTCGGCGATCATTACAACGACTTCGGCGTGATCGGCGCGGCCACACTACAGATGGTGGCGCGCAACCACGGGATCGAACTTTCTGATGAAGCCGCCAGACAGGCAATTGCCCCCATCCGATCCCTGCCACCACATCCCGATGTCAAACCGGCGCTCGAGCAATTAAAACAGGCCGGATATCGCATCGTAACATTGACCAACTCCTCTCAGGCAGGCGTCGATGCACAGATGAAAAACGCGGGGCTGTTTGATCTATTCGAAACCCGATTGAGTATCGAAGAACTCCAGATGTTCAAACCTCACACTCATGTTTACAAATGGGCGGCCCGAAAAATGAAAGTCCAGCCGGAGGACTGCATGCTGATCGCCGCCCATGGCTGGGACATCGCCGGTGCCCTCTGGGCAGGCTGGCGCGGTGCCTTCGTTTCCAGACCGGGCGCCCAGCTCTATCCACTCGCCAGGTCACCCGAAATCATCGAACCCGATCTGCAAAAGGTCGCCGCACAATTGATACAGTTAGGGACGGATTGTTGCTCGTGATTGAGATAACAAAACTGAACCAACTCAATCAAGATAGCATAAATACAGCCGTCATAATCGCCTCTTTGAACCCGTTTGAACCGGTAATCTCACAAATCTCGCTCTAAACCCTTCGCGCTGCCGAACTTTCGTTTCATAATGCGGGTCCTTATTTCTCCATCTTGTTATGTCTCTTTTGCTTCGATGTTGTCTAATGTCCCGCGGTGATTCTCAATCGGTTTCTGCTGACGCTGGTTCTGCCGGTGAGAGTGTAGATGCTGCGCTGTCGGAACTGCCGGCTTCGATTGAACAGGCGATGGCCGGCGATCAGTTTCGGTTTTCACAACGACTGCGGTCAATTCGACAGGCGAAAAAAAGCAAGAAGCCGTTCGATAAAAATTTGAAGCGGCTGCGCGACGAACTGAAAAAGTCCATGGACCGTCGCGCGGCGCGTTTGAAGCAGTGTCCGCAGATTACCTTTGACAAGAGCCTGCCGATTCATGAAGAATTGGAGACAATCAAACAAACGATTGAAGAGAATCAAGTCGTCATTGTTTGTGGCGAAACCGGGTCGGGAAAATCGACGCAACTTCCCAAGCTCTTGCTGTCAATGGGGCGTGGTATTGGTGGTTTGATTGGTCACACGCAACCCCGCCGCATCGCCGCTCGTTCGGTTTGTGCGCGGATCTCTGAAGAACTGGGACGCGAACAGGGAACCGCCTGCGGCTTTAAGATACGATTCACGGACACCACGAATCCGAATACCTATATTAAGTTGATGACCGACGGGATTCTGCTGGCGGAGACACAGACCGACCGATTCTTGAATCAATACGATACGATTATTATTGACGAAGCCCACGAACGTTCGTTGAACATTGATTTTCTACTCGGGTTTCTGAAACGTCTGCTTCCCAAACGTAAAGACCTGCGGGTGATTATCACCTCTGCCACCATCGACGCAGATCGCTTCAGCGAACATTTTTCGACAAGAGATAAGCCAGCGCCAATCCTGAATGTATCCGGCAGAACGTATCCGGTGGAAATTCGCTATCGTCCTCTTGATGTAGAACCGAAGGCACAAAATCAATCGAAGTCACAGGGGAATGGGGCCGACGAACAATCGTTGCTGGCAGAGGCGGTAAATGAGTTGGCGGCCATTGATGAGGGTGACATTCTGATCTTTGTGCCAACGGAATGGGATATCCGCGAGACGGCTAAGCTTCTGCGGGGGCGTTCAATCATTGGCGACGATGGGGCACGCCAAACAGAAATCGTGCCCTTATATGGCAGGCTGTCGACGGCGGAACAGAACAAGGTCTTCCGCCCCTCTTCGTATCGGCGGATTGTAATCGCGACCAACGTTGCCGAATCGTCGATCACAGTGCCCGGCATTCGGTATGTGATTGATACCGGCTTGGCGCGCATCAGTCGTTATTCGAGTCGCTCGCAAGTGCAGCGTCTGCCGATAGAAGCGGTCTCGCAAGCGTCAGCGAATCAGCGGGCGGGACGCTGTGGTCGCGTCGCACCTGGGATTTGTATTCGACTCTATAGTGAAACCGACTTTAACA
This window encodes:
- a CDS encoding haloacid dehalogenase type II; this translates as MSPGQESDPADRSDNSRRNFLATSAGVAAGMLPALASAQDQPASRANTRPKCLFFDVNETLLDLEAMKQSVALALNGRADLLPLWFTTMLQHSLVATVGDHYNDFGVIGAATLQMVARNHGIELSDEAARQAIAPIRSLPPHPDVKPALEQLKQAGYRIVTLTNSSQAGVDAQMKNAGLFDLFETRLSIEELQMFKPHTHVYKWAARKMKVQPEDCMLIAAHGWDIAGALWAGWRGAFVSRPGAQLYPLARSPEIIEPDLQKVAAQLIQLGTDCCS
- a CDS encoding DUF1559 domain-containing protein — encoded protein: MSLFRRTYVKRGFTLIELLVVIAIIAILIALLLPAVQQAREAARRSTCKNNLKQIGLALHNYHETHRIFPPGFLLDHGWLSTTYILPFMDQAPLYNKLSPNGPMDVTNATVLADIRTILPAYLCPSSADPNPSQNADIPVNGVAIGLSNYLGINGNLDLRCTSRPNGMFYQNSNVKIRDITDGTSNTIAFSERTTVNDSNGTNHRGGVWAGVTHPCPANGFDNIRNFTIQARVGWSMINGSGYQFGPSSLHVGGAHFLLADGRVRFVSENIDASNNPTTISSATSTYFKLAVINDGQVIGEF